The proteins below are encoded in one region of Microthrixaceae bacterium:
- a CDS encoding AAA family ATPase, producing the protein MTITDTDDLPDDILEDQAAAEGLTARPSRTRQDVPHDTDAEIGVLGVMLYSMTAAETVLGLGLEPEHFYAPRHQAIYTAICETVAAGEQPDPVTVPPRGNGSFDGRDLLSIVTHAPLSTSAPAYTRRIIHTARLRALLSGALEAANSARNGDLDTSLAQLQRLAAAQPADDAGTTWTPVDLAAVIDGDGPPEPTMLARDDGHQLLYAGRVHAFNAESESGKSWLACAAAAERLTEGEHVIYLDFEDHATGIVGRLRALGVDRDAIIGRLHYVRPDDPIDPVAIAALERLLIDHQPTLAIVDGVTEVMVQNGWSINDNDDAAKFLLALPDGSPVTDAPSCSSTTCPKTRRPEAGTASGPNTSWPGWMGLCTAWRSPNRSGSAAPAPAGSPSPRTGQATSVASLLAVRRVGTLQLTSRADGDVSLAILCPESDTPIRTRPTTLMEQVAAAIQTLNDSGVYPTRNGILADVSGKKKWVAEALRLLIEEGHVTTRPGPNRSQLHTLTKPYVVPQSPRSDLTEEF; encoded by the coding sequence GTGACGATCACAGACACCGACGACCTCCCTGACGACATCCTCGAGGACCAGGCCGCCGCCGAAGGACTGACGGCACGGCCCAGCCGGACCCGCCAAGACGTACCCCACGACACCGACGCCGAGATCGGCGTCCTCGGGGTGATGCTCTACTCGATGACCGCAGCCGAGACCGTCCTCGGTCTCGGCCTTGAGCCCGAGCACTTCTACGCCCCGCGGCATCAAGCGATCTACACCGCCATCTGTGAGACCGTCGCCGCCGGCGAGCAACCCGATCCGGTCACCGTCCCACCGAGAGGCAACGGCAGCTTCGACGGGCGCGACCTCCTGTCGATAGTCACCCACGCTCCCCTGTCGACCAGCGCACCCGCCTACACCCGGCGGATCATCCACACTGCCCGGTTGCGGGCGCTGCTCAGCGGGGCGCTAGAAGCGGCCAACTCGGCCCGCAACGGCGACCTAGACACCAGCCTCGCCCAACTCCAGCGCCTCGCAGCCGCCCAACCCGCCGACGACGCCGGGACCACCTGGACCCCCGTCGACCTCGCAGCCGTCATCGACGGCGATGGGCCACCCGAGCCCACCATGCTCGCCCGCGACGACGGCCACCAGCTCCTCTACGCGGGGCGGGTCCACGCGTTCAACGCCGAATCCGAATCGGGCAAGAGCTGGCTGGCATGCGCCGCCGCCGCCGAGCGTCTCACCGAAGGCGAACACGTCATCTACCTCGACTTCGAAGACCACGCCACGGGCATCGTCGGCCGACTCCGGGCCCTCGGCGTGGACCGTGACGCCATCATCGGCCGACTCCACTACGTGCGCCCAGACGACCCGATCGACCCGGTGGCCATCGCCGCACTAGAGCGGCTCCTGATCGACCACCAACCAACCCTGGCCATCGTGGATGGCGTCACAGAGGTGATGGTACAGAACGGGTGGTCGATCAACGACAACGACGACGCCGCCAAGTTCCTCCTGGCGCTCCCCGACGGATCGCCCGTCACGGATGCGCCGTCGTGCTCATCGACCACGTGCCCAAAGACAAGGAGGCCAGAGGCCGGTACGGCATCGGGGCCCAACACAAGCTGGCCGGGGTGGATGGGGCTGTGTACCGCCTGGAGGTCACCCAACCGTTCGGGCTCGGCCGCACCGGCACCAGCCGGATCACCGTCGCCAAGGACCGGCCAGGCCACGTCCGTGGCTTCGCTTCTGGCGGTGAGACGAGTCGGGACGTTGCAGCTCACCTCACGGGCCGACGGTGATGTGTCGCTAGCCATCTTGTGCCCCGAGTCAGACACACCAATAAGGACCCGCCCGACCACTCTCATGGAGCAGGTTGCAGCGGCAATCCAAACCCTAAATGACTCCGGTGTTTACCCAACTCGCAATGGCATATTGGCGGACGTGTCAGGCAAAAAGAAGTGGGTGGCCGAAGCGCTCCGGCTCCTGATCGAGGAGGGGCATGTGACGACCCGGCCCGGCCCGAACCGATCCCAGCTCCACACCCTGACCAAGCCCTACGTCGTGCCCCAGTCCCCCCGATCCGACCTCACCGAGGAGTTCTAG